The window ATCCGCTATTTCTGCGGCCCGGACAGCACAGATACCAAGACCCTGAAAGACAACGAGCCAAAACGGGTGGAGCTGTACAAGCTGGTCAGCAGTCTGCTTCGGGCCTACGCCGAGGTGGCCAACGAGATGCACCAGGCCGGGTACAGCCAGGCCGAGGCCCAGGAAATAAAATCCGAGGTGGAACACTTTGAACAGGTCCGAGGGGAGGTCAAGGTGGCCAGCGGGGACTATGTGGACATGAAGGCTTATGAACCGGCCATGCGCCACCTGCTGGATACCTATATCCGGGCCGAGGAGAGCCAGAAGCTCTCCGCCTTTGACGACATGACCCTGGTGGATCTCATTGTCCGGCGGGGCCAGGATGCGGTCAAATCTCTGCCCCAAGGGATTCAGAACAAGCCGGAGACCATGGCTGAGACCATTGAGAACAATGTCCGGCGGCTGATCATCGACGAGATGCCGGTCAACCCCAAGTACTACCAGAAGATGTCCGAGCGCCTGGACGCCTTGATCCGGGAGCGCAGGCAACAGGCCCTGGACTATAGAAAGTACCTGGAGCAGGTGGTGGCCCTAACCCGGGAGCTTGTGGGCCAGGATTCCAGGTCCGGCTACCCGGAGACGATCAACACCGCGGCCTTGCAGGCCCTGTATGACAACCTGGGCCAGGACTCGGGGCTGGCCCTGAGCCTGGACGAGGCGGTGCGCAAGGTGAAGAAGGCCGATTGGCGGGGGAACAGATTCAAAGAGCGGGAAGTGAAAAAGGCCATCGAAGGGGTTTTGCTCACCAGTGTTCGGGAGTCCGGCGGGTATGATGCAGAGGCTGTGTTTGAGCTGGTCAAAGAGCAACATGAATACTGACAGGCATCAAATTATGATCCGGGGCATCCCGGTGGATATTGTGCGCAAGGACATCAAAAATTTGCATGTGGGCGTGTATCCGCCCGGGGGCAGAGTCAGGGTGGCTGCTCCCGGACACATGGACAATGAGGCCATCCGTGTGGCCGTGGTCTCCAGGCTGGGCTGGATCAAGCGCCAGCGATCCAGGTTCGCCAGCCAGGAACGACAATCCCAGCGGGAGATGATCACCGGAGAGAGCCACTACTTCCAGGGCCGCAGGTACAGGCTGGCTGTAATTCAAACCCCGGGAAGGGCCTCTGTGCGGGTGGCCAATAATTCTACCATGGAGCTCCGGGTCCGGCCGGATATGGAGCCGGACAAACGCCTGGCGGTTTTGGAGAGGTGGTACCGACGGCAGCTCAAAGAGCAGCTCCCGGGCCTAGTGGCCAAATGGGAGCCGGTGATCGGCGTGACGGTGGGGCAGTGGCGGATCAGGAAGATGAAGACCCGCTGGGGAAGCTGCAATGCCCAGGCCCGGCGGATCTGGCTCAACCTGGAGCTAGCCAAAAAACCGCCCGGGTGTCTGGAGTACATCCTGGTCCATGAGATGGTCCACCTTCTGGAAAGACAACACAGTGAGCGGTTTGCAAAGCTCATGGATCGGTTCATGCCCGATTGGCGGCTGCGGAAGGATGAGCTGAATCAGGCCCCGCTCGGGCATGAGGAGTGGGGGTATTGAGCTGCTTCAGGATACGCAAACCCAGCAGGCATCAGGGATCAGATCAGAGACCGCAGGAGCGGTCACGAAAAGCTCCCACGCAGAGCGTGGGAGCGATAATAAACTGGCCGTATTTTGGCTTTTGGGAATGTTTCGAGGGGGATAGATCAGGGGTGATCGGGAAAAGCAAATTTGCGGTTTTATATCTCTCTGGGATTGTTGGGAATGTGAAGAGCTGAAAGGCTGGTCAGCTTATGGCTCATGGAGGCGAGGTCTGTGATCCATAATGGGGATTGTGGGTAACAGGTGAGCTGGGAGGGGTGGGACAGGAGTGGGATAAATTTCTGAAAAAGAAAAGGCCAGCTTTGTAACTGGCCTTTTTTTTCTGTCCCAAAATGGTGGAGGGAACGACGACCTACCGCAAAACAGTCTCAAAGCCCGCGCTCCTCGTAACTCCTTGATAATAAACGCCGAAGTCATCTCCCACAACCACTTCCCGACAACCCGACCAGAGAAACGAATTTCTCCCCTGATTTCCCGGCACCGGACGAGGGTGACGGGTTTGCAGTAAAACCGGATACCTGGCGTCGAGCCGCAACAACTTCGACATCCGGTTTTCGGACGCCGGTTCGGTTCCCAAAACGGGAATCGAATTGGCCTATGCCTGCCCGCCGAAAACCGTGCTGATCAGGTAGGCCGTATAGCCCACGTAACAGACCAGCAGCACCGCGCCCTCGACGCGGTTGATACGCCCCGGTCCCCGGAATCCATAGCCGATCACGAATAGCGACAGGGTCAGCGCGGCCATGACCAGCATGTCCCTATTGAAGACTTCCGGCCCCACCGCCAGCGGATGAATCGTACCGGCGATCCCCACCACCGCCAGGGTGTTGAACAGGTTGGAGCCGAGGATATTACCGAGAGCGATATCGTGTTCGCCCTTCCTGGCTGCAATGATTGATGAAGCCAGTTCCGGCAGCGAGGTTCCCACCGCGACGATGGTCAGGCCGATGATCAGGTCGCTGACACCGAATCCGTGAGCAATTTCCACCGCGCCCCAGACCAGGATGCGGGAGCTGACAATCAAAAGCGCCAGCCCCACCACCAGCCAGAAGACCGCACGGCGGATGGGCATGGCGCGAACGTCCAGTTCCTGCTCCATCTCGCTTCCCAGCGCATCCTCCTTTTTCCGCAACCCCTGCCAGATGGTCCAGGCCATCAGGCCGCCGAACACGGTCAGCAACACGTTGGCATCAAGCCGGGTGATTTTGCCATCCCAGAGTTGCCAGGCCGCCAGGGCGGTCACCACCGTGAGGATGGGCAGTTCCCTGCGCAGAACCTGCGAATGGACGGCGATGGGGCTGATCAAGGCCGTCACCCCCAGGATCAGGGCGATGTTGGTGATGTTCGAGCCGTAGGCGTTCCCCAGCGCGATGCCCGGATTGCCCTGCGAGGCGGCCAGTGCCGACACCACCATCTCCGGCGCAGATGTACCGAACCCAACAATCACCATGCCGATCAAGAGCGGCGGCATGCCGAAATGGCGAGCGGTGGAGGCCGATCCCTCCACAAAGCGGTCAGCGCTCCAGACAAGAAGCGCCAAACCAAAGATTACGGCAATAAAGGCAAGGGGCATGAGTCGCCTTTCGGTTGTTCCAGAGACAGAAATTTAGACAAAAAACGACACCGTTGAACTGTTAAGAATTCGTTGACAGTTGCGATTCATAGCCCCTGGAGAACATCACGCAGAAAGTTAAACCCAATCCTCTCCTGCTCGAGGCGAACTCGCTCCCCCCAATGGTTCTGGCGCAACTGATCAAAAAGAGCGCTTTCCTCGGAGTTCAACCGCGTAAGAGTTCCTGTTTCAGGCTGCGTTTCAACTCCCCAGAGTGTCCTGTGGGCATGGAGTGTCTGCAGGTCCATGAGAAAAGACACGACATGAGGCAAGAACCCGCGCAATTGATTGAGAATAGCAAAACCGTGGGTATCGATGTCCCCCCAATAGTAGATTTCCTTTTCGTGCAGCCAGGATGCGGCTGCGAGACTGTCAAATCCGTATCCCGCCCCAAAGATCACCATCGCATCAGGGACAGCCGGAAAAGCCAGGAAATTGATCTCATTTTCAGTGATGAACACTTTCGATACCGGCAAAACAAGTGAAGCGAAGGCTGCCTGTGTCAGGGTGATATCCTGATCGGCTTCCACTGGCAGCAGCCGGACATTCGAGTCCAGCATCCGAAAACGCACCCGTGACGGTTTATCCAGAAAACCATAACGACGACAGAACCCGCCGACGCCCGTGTGATTCCTATCAATAGAATCCTCCGGCAGCACGAGATCGAGCAATTCCGCCAGAACGCTGCGATGCCTTTCAACCAACTTGGTATGGACACCCGGCAGATCGATCTGACGCAGATAAATCGCGGGGCGGGGATGTTTCGCCAACCAGCCGACAATATCCAATAATCGCGGCCAGTCTTCGGCCAACTCCAAGGCACGTAGCGGCCGCCTTGTCAGCCAGGGGAGCAATTCAGGCTGTTTGTCTCTGGTCAGTTCAACCAGCGCAGCAAACTGATCTGCTGCCCGGCGTTTACCGAGAAGTCCAAGAGCGTCCGAAAGCTGGTCGATCCAGATTGCCGCCGGGATTTCATTGTTTCCAAGAACGCGATGGTTGACGCTGCGCCATTCAATTCGATAGGGACCGGCGGCTGAGGACAATTGGGCGATCCAATCCCGCACCTCGGGAAACCGTTCGCTCAGTTCACGGGAGTCAGGGCCTTTGAGGGTCAGACGCCGAGGGAAGAGCGACTCTTCGCCAGCCACTGAGGCGAGCAGCAAACCGCGATCCCAAAGCTTTTGCACCTGAGTTTTGAGATCAGCCGAGGTCGTCCACCTCATCCTTGCATCCTTTGCTTCTCGGCCCGATATTCCTCAATGCTCAGGTTGCGCAGGACAGAGTTGCGGCCGTCTTCATTGTGCACAAACCCGACACCGGCGACAAAAGGCTCGATGATATGGATTTTCTGCAACGGCGTGACGATCAGCAGTTGCAGATTGAGCTGCGCGAACAACTGCAAGCCATACTGGGCCGATTCATCGGAACCGCGCCCGAACGCCTCGTCGATCACCACGAAACGGAAGGAACGGGAGCGTACCTCACCCCATTCCAGACCAAATTGATAGGCTAGGAGCTTGTCGGACTTGATCATCGACTGAGAGAAATCTCCGACGACTTGATCCGTTGGGATTAAAAACACCATCAATTTTTCGATTTTGGCCTTCATGGGCAATGGTTTTTCCGATTATTCACGGAAATGAAGAGTTTTTCGGCGGCATTAGGCTGCCAGGGCATGCAACCTTTTCAGATTCCAGGCCATGCAGACCAGATCCCATTCTCCGCGGGCGCACTCCACCCCTCGGAGCAGGAACTGCCGGAAGCCCATGACCGCCTTGATGATGCCGAAGACCGGTTCAACGGTGCATTTTCGTTTGGCGTAAAGGGCTCGGCCGTCTGGGGTCTTCAGCCGGTGCCTCATTTTGGTGACGGCATCGGCCTTCTCGGGTAACGGGCCCGGAGCAGCGAAGCGCTCTTTGAGAGTCGGGTTGTGGGTATCGCGGCTATCGCTGATATATGGCAGTATCTCGTGCCTCAAGCAGTGACCGACATTGGTTTCACTGTAGTAACCGGCATCAGCCAGCAAGGTATCAATGGTACCCAGACTTTCCGGCAAGGCATCTAAAGCCTCAACTGCCGGTTTAATTTCCAGCTTGTCGTTGGGATTCTGGCTGAGATGCCCTTCGATGATCAGCATGGTCTCGACATCCACGCTGGCCTGAGCGTTGTAACATTGCTCGAAGCCGCCACCGGCGACAGGCATGATGCGGGATTCTTCATCGGTGAGGTTGACCTGATCTTTGTTTCGGGGACCATCGACAGGTGGTTTAGGCTGTTTGCCACGGGCTTTCTTGCCGCTCTTTTGCTCCTTGGCCTGTCGCTCGGCAAGTTTCTTCTCGTGGGCCGCTTGTTCTTCGGCGTACCGCTCGGCAGCCCGCCGCTCGATCTCAGCTTTCGCTTGGGCAATGGCCGTCAGTCGCTCTTCGCGGCGAGCCAGTTCGGCGGGGATATCCAGACCGTCGGGCAGATCGGAGCGATCAGCTTCTTCGGCATGGCGTAGCAGTTCTTCGACCTCGGCCTTGAGTTGGGCTTCGAGCTTACAGGCATGCTTCCAGCTCAAAGCCCGGTGTTTGGACGCGTTGGCCTTGATCTTGGTTCCGTCGAGGCTGACTTTGCCCAACTTCAAAAAGCCCATTTCCCGGGCGATGAGCAGAATCTGGACGAAGAGCGGAGTCAACTCGGGCAAAAAGCGCTTGCGAAAGGTGGCGATTGTATCGTGGTCAGGATGGTCATTGGCAGCAATGTAGCGAAAAGCCACCGAGTCGTAAGTCGCCCGTTCCAGCTTGCGGCTGGAGAAGACACCAGTGGCATAGCCATAGAACAACAAGGCCAGCAACGTCTCCGGATGGTGGGCCTTGGAGCCACGACCGGCATAAGCAGCCTTGATTGCGGTAAGGTCAAGCTGCGCAACGATCTCGACGATGAAACGGGCCAGATGTTCTTTTGGCAACCAATCATCCATGGATGGTGGCAGCAGGAAGAGTGTCTCCCGATCCACCTGACGGAACCTGTTACTCATAACAAATGTCGCCTTTCCTGATAATTTCAAAGCGCGGCGATTTTAACATGATGCGGACGAAAAGTCCGACAAACTCCTAGGCTGGCGGCCAGGACGGTGTAGGCGAGCTTCTCCTTCTGGCCACCCGATTTACCACCCGAATCCGCATAATGCTCATGCTCGGCGTTGTCCTCACGCCAGCGTTCACTGGCGGCGAATACGAACCAGTTGCGCACATCGGTCACCTTGGCCGTCCAGCGCCGATCCATATCCGAGTGTTCATCCCGTCCCCGGAACCGCTCAATGATTCGCTTCACCAGGAGGAATTTTGCCTCCGAATACTGCACATCCTCCGAGCCGGTGAGCGCACCTTCGGTACAGGTACGCAACTCGGTCTGGAAATCACGGATGTCGGCGTCGAGATTCATCTGTGCTTCGAGACTGATATAACGGCCCGGGTTGTAATCAATCTGGGTGAGCGATTCGTTGATCCGGGCGATGCGCTCCTTGATGGTTTCCCGTTCGCGTGCCAGCTGGGATTGAAAATTCGCCACCTCTCGGATGGTGTTCTCGTTCAGGAGTTCCTTGAAACGTCCTTCAAACCGGGGCAAGTCATCGGCCTGCAGTTGATCCAGCATGGATCTGTATTCGGAAGCGGCAGCCAGGTTGGCATCGACATCTCCTGTCTCCAGCTTCCACATCCCTTTATATTCAGTCATGGCCTTAACGATCTTTTCGGACAGGCGCTTGATCTTCGAATCTTCAGCGTCGATCCTGGCCTGCAGCCAGTCACGCATGTCGCGCTCGCGATTGTCGCAAGATTCGACTGTCAGCATTTGACCACCAAGCGCCTCCTCACGCATCGCTTCCAGTAGGTCAAATCTCTGAACAATATCTTCTGTTATTTCAGCTAAAAGAGCTTGGGCTTGTTGCTGCAGCTCTTGCGCAGCACTGATTTTTTGTTCGGTTTTCGAACGTTTATCTTTCCGTCCATCAAGCTGAATCTCCGTTTCTTTCAACTCCCCTTCGAGCGCGGCCAATTGTGACGTCAGAGTCTTGAGCAGATCGGAGGCCGCTTCCAGCTCACGTTTCTCGGCTTCCAACCTGGCAATGACAACCGCCACGGGTTTCCAGTCGAGATCACGAAAGTCGGTATACTCACCCAGCTTCGAGAGGACCGAGAGGCGCTCCTTGGAGGCGGTCTGTTCCTTCTGCAGCGTGCTGATGCGATCGGCAAGGTCGGCAAGATGTATTTCCTGCCGCTTGGCGACTTTTTCCAACGCAGCGATTTTTTCGACGTTGCTCCAACCAAGGACATAACGCCGGCGATCATCTATTCGATGCCGGTCATCCTTTTCATGCCGCTCCCCGGGAGCTTTGATCTGTCCGGCCCTGGTAATGGCACGGGTCTCGCGGCGAAATTGATCCTGGTTCTCACAGCAGGCCAGATCAAAACGGTGGGCCACCTCCCGTTCGATCCAGTCATAAAAGGGCGAATCGGGCTTGACTTGCAGCTTGCGCACCAGTGAGTCGGGATGGAGCAATGGCAACTCGCCCCGCACCCCTTCCCGCACCCGGAAATAAACCAGCCTCCCCCGCAGGTGGGTTTGGTCAACCCACTGCGCCACCTTGGCGTAATGCCGATCCGGAACCAGCAGAGACAAGCCAAAGCCGTGAAGCAGCCTTTCGATGGCGCCTTCCCAGTCACGCTCGTCCTCGCGCACCTGCAGCAATTCACCGGCAAACGGCATTTCCTCTTCGGAAAGAGCAAGCGCCTGACAGAGGGAACGC of the Desulfovermiculus halophilus DSM 18834 genome contains:
- a CDS encoding M48 family metallopeptidase — protein: MNTDRHQIMIRGIPVDIVRKDIKNLHVGVYPPGGRVRVAAPGHMDNEAIRVAVVSRLGWIKRQRSRFASQERQSQREMITGESHYFQGRRYRLAVIQTPGRASVRVANNSTMELRVRPDMEPDKRLAVLERWYRRQLKEQLPGLVAKWEPVIGVTVGQWRIRKMKTRWGSCNAQARRIWLNLELAKKPPGCLEYILVHEMVHLLERQHSERFAKLMDRFMPDWRLRKDELNQAPLGHEEWGY
- a CDS encoding calcium/sodium antiporter, whose protein sequence is MPLAFIAVIFGLALLVWSADRFVEGSASTARHFGMPPLLIGMVIVGFGTSAPEMVVSALAASQGNPGIALGNAYGSNITNIALILGVTALISPIAVHSQVLRRELPILTVVTALAAWQLWDGKITRLDANVLLTVFGGLMAWTIWQGLRKKEDALGSEMEQELDVRAMPIRRAVFWLVVGLALLIVSSRILVWGAVEIAHGFGVSDLIIGLTIVAVGTSLPELASSIIAARKGEHDIALGNILGSNLFNTLAVVGIAGTIHPLAVGPEVFNRDMLVMAALTLSLFVIGYGFRGPGRINRVEGAVLLVCYVGYTAYLISTVFGGQA
- a CDS encoding DUF3322 domain-containing protein, which gives rise to MRWTTSADLKTQVQKLWDRGLLLASVAGEESLFPRRLTLKGPDSRELSERFPEVRDWIAQLSSAAGPYRIEWRSVNHRVLGNNEIPAAIWIDQLSDALGLLGKRRAADQFAALVELTRDKQPELLPWLTRRPLRALELAEDWPRLLDIVGWLAKHPRPAIYLRQIDLPGVHTKLVERHRSVLAELLDLVLPEDSIDRNHTGVGGFCRRYGFLDKPSRVRFRMLDSNVRLLPVEADQDITLTQAAFASLVLPVSKVFITENEINFLAFPAVPDAMVIFGAGYGFDSLAAASWLHEKEIYYWGDIDTHGFAILNQLRGFLPHVVSFLMDLQTLHAHRTLWGVETQPETGTLTRLNSEESALFDQLRQNHWGERVRLEQERIGFNFLRDVLQGL
- a CDS encoding IS1182 family transposase; the protein is MSNRFRQVDRETLFLLPPSMDDWLPKEHLARFIVEIVAQLDLTAIKAAYAGRGSKAHHPETLLALLFYGYATGVFSSRKLERATYDSVAFRYIAANDHPDHDTIATFRKRFLPELTPLFVQILLIAREMGFLKLGKVSLDGTKIKANASKHRALSWKHACKLEAQLKAEVEELLRHAEEADRSDLPDGLDIPAELARREERLTAIAQAKAEIERRAAERYAEEQAAHEKKLAERQAKEQKSGKKARGKQPKPPVDGPRNKDQVNLTDEESRIMPVAGGGFEQCYNAQASVDVETMLIIEGHLSQNPNDKLEIKPAVEALDALPESLGTIDTLLADAGYYSETNVGHCLRHEILPYISDSRDTHNPTLKERFAAPGPLPEKADAVTKMRHRLKTPDGRALYAKRKCTVEPVFGIIKAVMGFRQFLLRGVECARGEWDLVCMAWNLKRLHALAA
- a CDS encoding ATP-binding protein, whose amino-acid sequence is MAEALELEFMADDRLAGFRLQRLEVFNWGTFDGRVWTLRLGGKNGLLTGDIGSGKSTLVDAVTTLLVPSHRVAYNKAAGADSRERSLKSYVLGFYKSERQETLGSAKPVALRDFNSYSVILGVFHNAGYNKTVTLAQVFWMKEANTQPARLYAVCERDLSISADFSGFGSEMVGLRKQLRSGGVELFDSFPPYGSWFRRRFGIDNEQALDLFHQTVSLKSVGNLTDFVRSHMLEPFDVAPRISALIGHFEDLNRAHEAVLKAKRQVEMLTPLVADCERHRELAQTADNLRACRDALRPWFATLKLDLLEKRLTSLNEELTRHQVATLRLEEQRRAQQGQERELRRTIAENGGDRIESIGQEILQKQDELERRKLKASRYEKLVRALGQSPAATGEEFLRQRSEAAKWRETTEETEVRTQNDLNEAGVLFKQGKDEYDQLQTEITGLKARVSNIDEKQIAMRRSLCQALALSEEEMPFAGELLQVREDERDWEGAIERLLHGFGLSLLVPDRHYAKVAQWVDQTHLRGRLVYFRVREGVRGELPLLHPDSLVRKLQVKPDSPFYDWIEREVAHRFDLACCENQDQFRRETRAITRAGQIKAPGERHEKDDRHRIDDRRRYVLGWSNVEKIAALEKVAKRQEIHLADLADRISTLQKEQTASKERLSVLSKLGEYTDFRDLDWKPVAVVIARLEAEKRELEAASDLLKTLTSQLAALEGELKETEIQLDGRKDKRSKTEQKISAAQELQQQAQALLAEITEDIVQRFDLLEAMREEALGGQMLTVESCDNRERDMRDWLQARIDAEDSKIKRLSEKIVKAMTEYKGMWKLETGDVDANLAAASEYRSMLDQLQADDLPRFEGRFKELLNENTIREVANFQSQLARERETIKERIARINESLTQIDYNPGRYISLEAQMNLDADIRDFQTELRTCTEGALTGSEDVQYSEAKFLLVKRIIERFRGRDEHSDMDRRWTAKVTDVRNWFVFAASERWREDNAEHEHYADSGGKSGGQKEKLAYTVLAASLGVCRTFRPHHVKIAAL